Proteins found in one Drosophila innubila isolate TH190305 chromosome X, UK_Dinn_1.0, whole genome shotgun sequence genomic segment:
- the LOC117781285 gene encoding uncharacterized protein LOC117781285: MHLLSEGNAYQKQEFELPERCKYLKESKEMLHQKCKGKFPLVAYTKFRDTFMKQDDRMALYMPDSLDYVMVALKESELHRCESIQLIELKEYVCYDGDGGRRTIKFKDVRMYCFPFHIQITDDLTHECVLERDGDSESKLERDMLKTKGGIIHYIFDNDATGRLMPFQRVVFVFTSILALANSARQL, translated from the coding sequence atGCATCTTTTAAGCGAAGGAAATGCATACCAGAAGCAGGAATTTGAATTGCCCGAACGTTGCAAGTATCTGAAGGAGTCCAAGGAGATGTTGCACCAAAAGTGCAAGGGTAAATTTCCCCTTGTGGCATATACGAAATTTCGTGATACATTCATGAAACAGGACGATCGAATGGCGCTTTATATGCCCGACTCGCTGGATTATGTGATGGTTGCTCTCAAGGAATCGGAACTTCATCGTTGCGAAAGTATTCAACTGATCGAATTGAAGGAATACGTCTGTTACGATGGCGATGGTGGCAGACGAACTATAAAATTCAAAGATGTGCGCATGTATTGCTTTCCCTTTCACATCCAAATCACCGATGATCTCACCCATGAATGTGTCCTCGAGCGAGACGGCGACTCGGAGTCGAAGCTTGAGAGGGATATGCTGAAAACCAAAGGCGGAATTATACACTATATCTTTGATAATGATGCGACGGGACGATTAATGCCTTTTCAACGAGTTGTCTTTGTATTTACGTCAATATTAGCGTTGGCTAATTCAGCTCGCCAATTGTAA